One Obesumbacterium proteus DNA window includes the following coding sequences:
- a CDS encoding NTP transferase domain-containing protein: MMNQKRGKHLNANISPVGSLKPRENVDCIITAAGLSSRMGQWKMMLPYKEGTILDSSIENARQFCSHIILVVGYRGDELYERYNTESDITVVVNNNYASGLFSSIQAAGPIVKTDYCFITHGDIPCLNREIFHQVWLKRGPYALLPCHQGTPGHPVLLPQSIMKRACQDDVAVSSMREFLLAGEYRYLNMLQPETVMDIDTPEAYQRLLKI, translated from the coding sequence ATGATGAATCAGAAAAGAGGAAAACATCTGAACGCGAATATATCTCCGGTTGGAAGTTTGAAGCCGCGTGAAAATGTTGACTGTATCATTACCGCTGCGGGCCTTTCCTCTCGAATGGGGCAATGGAAAATGATGCTACCTTATAAAGAAGGAACGATTCTTGATTCAAGTATAGAAAATGCGAGGCAGTTTTGTAGCCATATTATATTAGTGGTTGGATATCGCGGTGATGAACTGTATGAACGTTATAATACTGAGAGTGATATCACAGTTGTTGTAAATAATAATTACGCCAGCGGATTATTTTCTTCCATACAGGCAGCAGGTCCGATCGTGAAAACAGATTATTGCTTTATCACTCACGGTGATATTCCTTGTTTGAACCGTGAGATTTTCCATCAGGTTTGGCTTAAACGTGGGCCATACGCGCTGTTGCCCTGCCACCAAGGAACGCCTGGACACCCGGTTTTGCTGCCTCAAAGCATCATGAAAAGAGCTTGCCAAGATGATGTGGCTGTATCATCAATGCGCGAGTTTTTGCTCGCAGGGGAGTACCGCTATCTTAATATGCTGCAACCGGAAACGGTTATGGATATAGATACGCCAGAGGCATATCAGCGCTTGCTAAAAATATAA
- the ygfK gene encoding putative selenate reductase subunit YgfK, with product MGDIMRPVPFEELLTRVFDEYNESHSIFGIPEKQFYRKDNDRLIKVFGETCETPMGPAAGPHTQLAQNIIVSWLTGGRFIELKTVQILDRLELDKPCIDAEDECFNTEWSTEFTLQKAHDEYLKAWFVLHLLEALFDPRTQGEAKSFIFNMSVGYNLEGIKQPAMQNFIHSMMDSGQHPKYVEYQSILSHFIREQFESRSAQLSQLPQQIPAQMVHGVTLSTMHGCPPNEIEAICRYMLEEKGLNTFVKLNPTLLGYPRVREILDTCGFDYIGLKEESFEHDLKLEQAISMLQRLTALGQQKQLCFGVKLTNTLGTINHKGALPGEEMYMSGRALFPLSINVAAVLSRAFDGKLPISYSGGASKFNIRDIFDTGIRPITMATDLLKPGGYLRQLECMRELDQSDTWGMTKVDVERLEALAKKAVSMEYTQKHWKAQDRIDAGGPLPMTDCYVAPCVTACAIKQDIPEYIRLLGEQRYADALELIYQRNALPAITGHICDHQCQYNCTRMDYDSALNIRELKKVALEKGWDEYQKRWHKPAGSGSKHPVAVLGAGPAGLSVGYFLARAGYQVTLFEREANAGGVVKNIIPQFRIPAETIQHDIDFVAAHGVKFEFGCDPELTVDKLTQQGFRYVFIGVGTDKNSGVKLAGDNRNVYKSLPFLRSYNRGDKLSLGRHVAVVGAGNTAMDCARAALKVPGVEDVTVIYRRTLNEMPAYREEYEEAVEDGVKFMFLTNPEQFDADGTLTARVMELGEPDEKGRRRPVATDKTIKLRMDALITAIGEQADCAALSAMGVPLNAEGWPAVNAETGETPRPNVFLIGDVQSGPSSIVAAISTARRATDEVLKRENIRTHHSDKQWSNVDPAEIYQRKGAISVLMVDKEEREAFVAQEAQRCLECNYICSKCVDVCPNRANVSIAVPGFHDRFQTLHLDAYCNECGNCAQFCPWQGKPYKDKITIYSLPEDFTNSTNPGFFVDNDNVSVRQGKQIWHLHIDKQGQLDDVPPELEDMCRIISHVHNHHHYLLGRVEV from the coding sequence ATGGGAGATATTATGCGCCCCGTTCCTTTCGAGGAACTTTTGACGCGTGTTTTCGACGAGTATAACGAAAGCCACTCAATCTTCGGGATACCGGAAAAGCAATTTTATCGCAAAGATAATGACCGACTCATCAAGGTATTTGGCGAAACCTGTGAAACGCCTATGGGGCCTGCGGCAGGGCCACATACACAGCTTGCGCAAAATATCATTGTGTCTTGGTTGACCGGTGGGCGCTTTATTGAGTTGAAAACGGTGCAAATTCTTGACCGCTTAGAATTAGACAAGCCGTGTATCGATGCTGAAGACGAATGCTTTAATACCGAATGGTCAACGGAATTCACGCTGCAAAAAGCCCATGACGAATACCTGAAAGCCTGGTTTGTCTTGCATTTACTCGAAGCTCTTTTTGACCCTCGCACGCAGGGTGAAGCCAAGTCCTTCATCTTCAATATGAGCGTTGGCTATAACCTTGAAGGCATCAAGCAGCCCGCTATGCAGAACTTTATTCATAGTATGATGGATTCAGGCCAGCATCCGAAATATGTCGAATATCAGTCTATTCTGTCTCATTTCATTCGTGAACAGTTTGAATCGCGTTCAGCGCAGCTCAGCCAACTACCACAGCAAATCCCCGCGCAAATGGTTCATGGGGTCACGCTCTCCACCATGCACGGTTGCCCGCCCAATGAAATTGAGGCTATCTGCCGCTACATGCTCGAGGAAAAAGGGCTCAATACCTTTGTTAAGTTAAACCCTACGCTGCTTGGCTATCCTCGCGTGCGTGAAATTCTCGACACCTGCGGTTTTGACTATATTGGTCTGAAAGAAGAGTCTTTTGAGCATGATTTGAAGCTAGAACAGGCCATTTCTATGCTGCAAAGATTAACGGCTTTAGGTCAGCAAAAGCAGCTTTGCTTCGGGGTGAAACTCACCAACACGCTTGGCACCATCAATCATAAAGGCGCGCTGCCGGGTGAAGAGATGTATATGTCTGGGCGTGCACTGTTCCCACTGTCTATTAACGTGGCAGCCGTTTTATCGCGTGCGTTCGACGGCAAGCTGCCGATTTCATATTCCGGCGGCGCGAGCAAATTTAATATTCGCGATATCTTTGATACCGGTATTCGTCCTATCACGATGGCAACGGATTTACTCAAGCCGGGCGGGTACTTACGCCAGCTAGAGTGCATGCGTGAGCTGGATCAGTCTGATACGTGGGGTATGACCAAAGTTGACGTTGAGCGCTTGGAAGCGCTGGCGAAGAAAGCCGTTAGCATGGAATACACCCAGAAACATTGGAAAGCGCAGGATCGTATTGATGCTGGCGGCCCACTGCCGATGACCGATTGCTATGTGGCACCGTGCGTAACGGCCTGTGCGATCAAGCAGGATATTCCTGAATATATTCGTTTGCTCGGTGAACAACGCTACGCCGATGCATTAGAGCTGATTTATCAGCGCAATGCGCTGCCTGCCATCACCGGACACATCTGTGATCATCAGTGCCAGTACAACTGTACTCGTATGGACTATGACAGCGCGCTAAACATTCGTGAGCTGAAAAAGGTGGCCTTGGAAAAAGGCTGGGATGAATATCAGAAACGCTGGCATAAACCTGCTGGCTCTGGCTCTAAGCATCCGGTTGCGGTGCTAGGCGCAGGGCCAGCAGGACTCTCCGTGGGATATTTCTTGGCGCGAGCTGGTTATCAGGTCACCTTGTTTGAGCGTGAAGCCAACGCGGGTGGGGTGGTGAAAAACATTATTCCTCAGTTCCGTATTCCGGCTGAAACTATCCAGCATGATATCGATTTTGTTGCCGCACACGGAGTGAAATTTGAGTTCGGCTGCGATCCGGAGTTAACCGTCGATAAGCTTACTCAGCAAGGTTTCCGCTATGTTTTTATTGGGGTCGGAACCGATAAAAACAGCGGCGTGAAACTGGCGGGTGACAACCGCAATGTTTATAAATCGCTGCCGTTCCTGCGTAGCTATAACCGTGGCGATAAACTCTCTTTAGGTCGTCATGTTGCCGTCGTTGGTGCGGGGAATACCGCCATGGACTGCGCACGTGCGGCGCTGAAGGTTCCCGGCGTAGAAGACGTGACCGTTATCTATCGTCGTACCCTGAATGAAATGCCTGCCTACCGCGAAGAGTATGAAGAGGCGGTTGAAGACGGCGTGAAGTTTATGTTCCTGACGAACCCAGAACAGTTTGATGCCGACGGCACGCTCACTGCGCGGGTGATGGAGCTTGGCGAGCCCGATGAGAAAGGCCGCCGTCGCCCAGTGGCAACGGATAAAACCATCAAACTACGCATGGACGCGCTGATTACCGCCATTGGTGAGCAGGCCGACTGCGCGGCGCTTAGCGCGATGGGTGTGCCATTAAATGCCGAGGGTTGGCCTGCGGTAAACGCGGAGACGGGTGAAACCCCACGCCCTAACGTGTTCTTAATTGGTGATGTGCAAAGTGGCCCATCCTCCATCGTTGCGGCTATCAGTACCGCTCGCCGTGCGACAGACGAAGTGCTCAAGCGTGAAAATATCCGTACTCATCACAGCGATAAGCAGTGGTCTAACGTCGATCCGGCGGAGATTTATCAACGTAAAGGCGCGATCAGCGTGCTGATGGTGGATAAAGAAGAGCGTGAGGCCTTTGTGGCTCAGGAAGCTCAGCGTTGCTTGGAGTGTAATTATATCTGTAGCAAGTGCGTCGACGTTTGCCCAAACCGCGCCAACGTGTCTATCGCCGTTCCTGGCTTCCACGATCGTTTCCAAACCCTGCATTTAGATGCTTACTGCAACGAATGCGGCAACTGTGCGCAGTTCTGCCCGTGGCAGGGAAAACCCTACAAAGACAAAATTACCATCTACAGCCTGCCAGAAGATTTTACCAACAGCACCAACCCAGGATTCTTTGTCGATAACGATAACGTCAGCGTTCGACAAGGTAAGCAAATCTGGCACCTGCATATCGATAAACAAGGTCAGCTTGATGATGTTCCGCCGGAGCTGGAAGACATGTGTCGCATCATTAGCCATGTTCACAACCATCATCACTACCTGCTTGGCCGAGTGGAGGTTTAA
- the ssnA gene encoding putative aminohydrolase SsnA, whose protein sequence is MLILKNVTAVQFEPASVQHGIDIAIEGSLIKEVGSQLVAKYPQADVKDMQGKWVMPGIVCAHNHFYSGLSRGIMANIAPSPDFISTLKNLWWRLDRALDEESLYYSGLICSLEAIKSGCTAVIDHHASPNYIAGSLNTLRKGFIKAGLRGMTCFETTDRNGGNKELQAGVEENIAFAQLIDNAKKQGNEPYLVEAHIGAHAPFTVSDAGLDMLREAIKATGRGLHIHAAEDSYDVSHSHDKYGKDLIVRLAEHDLIDAKTLVAHGLYLSEADIQIINQQDAFLVHNARSNMNNHVGYNHRIGEYQNVALGTDGIGSDMFEELKFAFFKHRDAGGPMWPDSFTRFLWNGNRLLERNFGAKFGCLAAGYKADLTVCDYPEPTPLAAQNIGGHLAFGMGSGSVRSVMVEGRFVYENGQFPFDVTPIYAEASRVAARLWKRMDDLA, encoded by the coding sequence ATGCTGATCCTAAAAAATGTTACGGCGGTTCAGTTCGAACCGGCTTCGGTACAACACGGTATTGATATTGCGATTGAAGGTTCGCTTATCAAAGAAGTGGGCAGCCAGTTGGTTGCCAAATATCCGCAGGCGGATGTGAAAGATATGCAGGGTAAATGGGTTATGCCGGGCATTGTGTGTGCACATAACCATTTTTACTCCGGATTATCACGCGGGATTATGGCCAATATTGCGCCTAGCCCTGATTTTATCTCCACGTTGAAAAACCTGTGGTGGCGCTTGGACCGCGCCTTAGATGAGGAATCACTGTATTACAGTGGGCTAATTTGCTCGCTGGAGGCCATCAAAAGCGGCTGTACTGCCGTTATCGATCACCATGCTTCGCCTAACTACATCGCGGGATCGTTAAATACGCTGCGTAAAGGCTTTATTAAAGCAGGGCTGCGCGGCATGACCTGCTTTGAAACCACCGATCGTAACGGTGGTAATAAAGAGCTGCAGGCGGGTGTGGAAGAGAACATTGCCTTTGCCCAGTTAATTGATAACGCGAAGAAGCAGGGGAATGAGCCCTATCTCGTCGAAGCGCATATTGGTGCTCATGCGCCTTTCACCGTGTCGGATGCGGGGCTAGATATGCTGCGTGAAGCCATTAAAGCTACGGGGCGAGGCCTGCATATTCACGCGGCGGAAGACAGTTATGACGTATCCCACAGCCACGATAAATATGGCAAAGATCTGATTGTACGCTTGGCCGAACACGATCTGATAGACGCAAAAACGCTGGTGGCGCACGGTCTGTATCTCTCTGAGGCTGATATTCAGATCATCAATCAGCAGGACGCGTTTTTGGTGCATAACGCCCGTTCCAATATGAACAATCACGTTGGCTATAACCATCGCATTGGCGAATACCAGAACGTGGCTTTAGGCACGGACGGCATAGGCTCAGATATGTTTGAAGAGCTGAAATTCGCCTTCTTTAAACACCGTGATGCTGGCGGCCCAATGTGGCCAGATAGTTTCACGCGTTTCTTATGGAATGGTAATCGCTTACTGGAACGTAACTTCGGCGCGAAATTCGGTTGCTTAGCCGCAGGTTATAAAGCCGATCTTACCGTGTGTGATTATCCAGAGCCAACGCCGCTGGCGGCCCAAAATATTGGCGGGCATCTCGCGTTTGGTATGGGCTCGGGCAGCGTCCGCAGTGTGATGGTTGAAGGGCGCTTCGTTTATGAAAACGGTCAATTCCCATTTGATGTAACGCCAATTTATGCCGAAGCCAGCAGGGTGGCGGCACGGTTATGGAAGCGGATGGATGACTTAGCATAA
- the ygfM gene encoding molybdopterin-dependent oxidoreductase FAD-binding subunit: MIEQFFWPESVKQALELKRQFQDEAVYFGGGSKLNATPTKTTKKFGIALSKLGLDKVSLQQGKLHIGSQATLQRLIDTPLIPDALRHALGFIYSRHLRNQATLAGEIVAKQKERVLLPVLLVLDALVVTAKGETISLEEYLDNDRDDLLLEVILPDPYQNCSTRKIARSAAGLAVITAAVAAGSNGEMKIALDGVSERAIRLRDVESRGLSDDELEKAVSDAISPRADIGGSEAYKRYIAGVVVAELLADCQQMSEEK, translated from the coding sequence ATGATTGAGCAATTTTTCTGGCCAGAATCCGTTAAGCAGGCGCTTGAACTCAAGCGCCAGTTTCAGGATGAGGCAGTCTATTTTGGCGGGGGTAGCAAGTTAAACGCGACGCCGACCAAAACGACAAAGAAGTTTGGTATCGCTTTATCAAAACTCGGGCTTGATAAGGTGAGTTTGCAGCAGGGAAAACTACACATTGGTTCTCAGGCAACGCTACAGCGGCTGATTGATACCCCGCTGATCCCCGATGCGCTGCGTCATGCTCTGGGATTTATCTATTCCCGCCATCTCCGTAATCAAGCCACTCTAGCAGGCGAAATTGTCGCCAAGCAGAAAGAGCGCGTTCTACTTCCCGTGTTGTTAGTGCTTGATGCACTGGTGGTGACGGCAAAAGGTGAAACGATCAGCTTAGAAGAATATCTGGATAACGATCGTGACGATCTTCTGCTTGAGGTGATCCTCCCCGATCCTTATCAAAACTGTTCAACGCGTAAGATCGCACGTTCTGCGGCAGGCTTGGCCGTGATAACCGCGGCGGTAGCAGCTGGCTCCAATGGTGAAATGAAAATTGCGCTAGATGGCGTGTCAGAACGAGCAATACGGCTGCGTGACGTGGAGTCTCGTGGTCTGAGTGATGACGAATTAGAGAAGGCCGTGAGCGATGCCATTTCCCCACGTGCTGATATCGGAGGCAGCGAAGCATACAAGCGCTATATCGCGGGTGTTGTCGTTGCAGAACTGTTGGCTGACTGTCAGCAGATGAGTGAGGAAAAGTGA